The stretch of DNA GGCCCGGTGGACGTCGTCGTCGACACCGTGGGCGGGCCGGTCCTGCGTGACTCCCTGCCGCTGGTGCGCCCGCGCGGCCGGGTCGCCCTCGTCGGTTACACCGCGGGCCGTGAGTTCACCGTGGACCTGGCCGACTTCCTCCTCGCCGATGTGTCGCTGCTGCCCGTGAACCTGATGACCCGGGGGAAGGAGGTGGCCGCCGACACCCAGCGGCTGCTCGGCGACCTCACCTCCGGTGAGCTGACGCTGCCCGTCGAGCGCCATCGCATCGACGGGCTGGCGGAGGCCGTGGCACGTCTGCGGTCCGGGGAGGCGGTGGGCAAGGTGGTCCTCGACCTCGGCTGAACGGCCCGGCGGCGGGGCGGGGCCGTTCACCGGCGGGGCGGGGCCGTTCACCCCATCAGGACCACGGCCCGGCCCCGGCAGCACACCACATCGCCCCGGCCACCGTGCTCGACCAGATCCAGGGTGACCCGCCCCGTCACCGGATCGACGGCGCCGACCGTGCCGCTCACCACGAGCCGCTCCCCGGCGAGGGCCGGTGCCCGGTTCTGCCATTCGACCTCCAGGACCCGTCCGTCAGGACCCGCGAACGACATGGCGGCGCGGTGCATCAGACAGCCGTGCAACTGCGCCATGACGACCGGGCCGTCCAGCCCCTCGGACCGTGCGAACCCGGTGTCGTAGTGGATGCGGTGGGCGTTGCGGGTGACCGCCCCGAACCGCAGCAGCGTGACGGCGTCCGGGGTGAACTCCACCGGTGGTACGGGCTGCCCCGTGCGCACCCTCATCGGACGATGAACCTCTCCCGCACCCGGGCGAGCGTGGACCGCTCCGCCGTGTACGTCTTCTCGACGGTCAGCAGCAGGAACGGTGCACCGCTGCCCTTGCGTGCGACATCCGTGAGGACACGGCGGACCCCGATCCGGTCGCCCGCCCGCACCTCGCCGGTGAACCGGACCTCCTGGCCGCCCGCCATGAGCCGTACGTCCAGGCCGTCGGTGCCCGGGACCTCGTCGCGGTACATCCCGTCCGGCCGGAACTCGCCCTGGTCGGCGCCGCCCGCGCCCCGCAGCAGACTCACCACGTACAGCGGATGGACGGTGAATCCGGGGTGGTCGGGGTCGATCAGCCGTGGACTGGTCTCCCCGGCCGCGCGCGCGAACTCCGCCGCGTCCTCGGCCCGTACGACCCCCAGATCCCGGTGTTCCGGGCGGCCGATCACCGCCCTGGCCCGTTCCTCGGCCACTTCCCACGCGGACATGTGCTGCCTTTCTGCGGACGCGAATCATCGGGGACGCGAATCATCGGGACACGAATCATCAGGGACGCGAATCATCGGGGACACGATGAGCCGGGAGGCTAGCCACCGCCCGGAGGCCCCCACCACGGGACCGGCCCGCTCAGCGGACCGGTCCGCTTGGGCGGAGATCACCGGCCGCACACCATCGGGACATGGACCTCATGACCATCCAGAAGCCGCCGGAGGGCGCCTACGCGGAAGCGGACGGCGTCACGTACCACTACACCGAACTGGGCACGACGGGCAGGCCGACGGTCTTCCTGCACGGCGGCGGCCCCGGGTGCACGG from Streptomyces asiaticus encodes:
- a CDS encoding FAS1-like dehydratase domain-containing protein; protein product: MSAWEVAEERARAVIGRPEHRDLGVVRAEDAAEFARAAGETSPRLIDPDHPGFTVHPLYVVSLLRGAGGADQGEFRPDGMYRDEVPGTDGLDVRLMAGGQEVRFTGEVRAGDRIGVRRVLTDVARKGSGAPFLLLTVEKTYTAERSTLARVRERFIVR
- a CDS encoding acyl dehydratase, translating into MRVRTGQPVPPVEFTPDAVTLLRFGAVTRNAHRIHYDTGFARSEGLDGPVVMAQLHGCLMHRAAMSFAGPDGRVLEVEWQNRAPALAGERLVVSGTVGAVDPVTGRVTLDLVEHGGRGDVVCCRGRAVVLMG